The Aedes albopictus strain Foshan chromosome 2, AalbF5, whole genome shotgun sequence region tgaattaatttaactaaaagtttaaacttgttgaacaaaattctgtcacatggtttcatagagatccactgggtactgattttacagaaattcttttggcaatatttgaattgtcactcatgttatccgcaaagttgttttaaagtgatcaatttgaccccggattacggtacctagtGGTAAATATGGTAGTCCGTGAGTAAGTTACCTTTAGATTTAACATATGGACGACGAAATGATTATTGATAGCAAAAAAAGTTTCGCATCACCCTacaatgtgattatttcaggacTTAGAGGCACAAATCACTTATGACCACCCTAATTTGCTTTGAAAATGCAACTCGTACTcacaacctaattggttctaggtttacttCATTTTCCCTCCTTATTTTGGATGATGCTAAACTTTTCGGGTGCTGCAATACCGAGTATTGccacgattccatattattggcgggtagtgtatattaaataaggtagggcccatatagccgaggcggtaaacgcacgggtattcagcatgaccatgctgggggtgacgggttcgattcccggtcggtccaggatcttttcgtaaaggaaatttccttgacttccttgggcatagaatatcttcgtgcctgccacacgatatacacatgcaaaatggtcattggcagaggaagctctcagttaataactgtggaagtgctcatagaacactaagctgagaagcaggctttgtcccagtgaggacgttacgccaagaagagagagagagtatatTAAATTAAGCTATAATTTATATTATGAACTCAATCAACTTATAGCTTTAAAGTTGAGAGGAGTAAGAGATAATTTCAAATTTCGGTCTAAGTTGTGTGTGGTGTTATATTTTGTCCAAGATTAAAAAACACAATAATAACTACTCTTATAGAAGTTATTAAAGTGATAGCCTTACTTGTTGCTCCGTGAAAAAGGTAATATGTTGGACCAGTGGTTATAAGGTTGAACCATAACGCGGGCCAAATTGCGGTTTGTCGTCAAAACCGTGGACCGCAGAATAAAAATCATTAtatatttaaattatttaaataaaaaatattcaaattcagaAACCTACATTAACAgttataagtgtagaattagtttaagttaaaatacacgttaatgaaaaaaaataatacagtAACAATAATTGATATGCAATCAACTAAACATGCCCTATTCTTCACATCACAACAATTTCCAAATCTCGAAAATAGATAAGGTactccggggcaagtgggacctaaaaaagtgcttatttagttttgtcatgccaaaaatttctgaaCACAAACTATtaaataaattacgtaacacataaaataACAATTCGCTGGGAAACAGCTTGATTTAaatctagcagctcgtgcaaaataaattgattttttaaaacaaaaagCATCATAAAGTTAGATGACAAAATGTTTTGAAACTTGCTCTTTATAttacatagttgatgaatctcgctaATAggaaatctggggtttcgagattttcagtaacatcttctcccttacataaacTTACGAAATAATGTTTTTTGACCATCAATTTTCAAAGGGcggttttactacttttatttaTAATGGACGGTTCCTGGATGCTCATAAGAACCCATTATGCagcgtaaaatgaaaaaaaaaaaaaatggaagatataTAGATAAGAACATGAAAAATACATACTCTCTAAAAAAAAATTACCCAAagttttaccattttaaacaagaatttcatcagcttAATAGAGGtaatcattgattgattgatttgtctttattaaagagactttcagcccttggctggttcgtctctatagaGGTAATCAAGTAAAATTCAATAGTATATTATTTAAGgtgccaatttttattgactttcgtccTAATGCCATCTCAGACTGGACGGAAAAGATGAGATCAACCTaataaattgtgtttgtttattctcataggtctcacttgcctcaggtagcgaaatgcactggggcaagtgagagtaGTAAACtcaaggtaataaataaaaatcatttataactttttcgcttaaatttatttgcaagaactccaaatattatcctgaaactgaaaaaatatttgtagaataacaaatctattttcaaacgacgaatatagtagagcacgtcaatctcacctagtgaatttaAAATTATATACATATGTACAATAGTAACAAAAACGATCTCTTTATGGTCAAACTGCCCTTTGAAGTTTTGTGATTTTGAAAACTAAATCAACAGACATTGAATGTACTTTCCTCAGGAGCTGAAATTTTGGTTTTGAATCCCACAAAATTGAAACAGGCACTATATAAATAATTAACATTTTTAAAGGGGGAAAAACAGTCGAGCCCTATCAAAACCTTCGGGTCAATCAACTTTCTTTTACATTTAACTTATGAATGTACAGTGTCACATCAATTCCACATCATACCTGAAAACTTTGCAAATACCTATCGACGGAATTTGAGGACGAAACTTTTTGACTAAATTTCGTTGCGTAATTGACTACGATACATGGATTTTTTCAAGCTTGTTACGAAAGTTAATTAGTTTGATTAAATTTCAATATTTGTTTGGTGTGCAAGCAAAATCAGCCGCTTTATCGTAGTGTAAACAATCCTTGATAGCAAGCGCACGAAACTGAAGTGAGCGAGAttgaaatcaacacgatcgggaGAAATTTTGCTTGCAAAACGCAATGACAGCGGCACATCCGTTGAAGACCTCCCCGCCACATACAGATCGAATCCAGCAGAAGGTGTACGTTCGATGATCTACGCGGACGACAATCGATCGCTCCGTTTCGGAAAAGTGCCTCGAAACAAAAACTGCCGAAGATCACGTGTTACAACTGGTAGCAGAGAGGATTGATCAGCTTCTCAATTACAAAGTAGGTGACTAAATTGGATGTTTATGTGCAAAGCTGATGGCCGTTTTTTTGCGACTGATACGGCAACATACACGAGGCAAATCTATCGAGTTTCATAACCCCACTTTTACGACAATCGCCGGAGGGGGAACCACACCACGCCGAGCGTAGGACACCTGCACCTAGCACGACGATCCGGTCACAATAATCTGGTGGAACTGTGAAAAGCAATAATAACATGTAAGTTTAAgacaaaaaaatcccggaggaaatgtACGCTAACCTAAATATTCGCCATAGTGGTTTAAACATCTCGGAGACCGAAACGGAGATCTAACCGGCGGACACTCCATTAGACGGATGTTACGTTTAAGTATGAGTTAAGAATATTACGTGTAGAAAAATTAGAATCGACTAGCACTGTTGTACGAATCACCTAACAAATTCGCAAAGCTGGCGAACGAGGACGCGAGCAACGTTTTCCGTCGTCGTCGCATCGGCAGTCcccacacgcaaaaacggctacgctcaaaaatgtgttcggcctgcacatttttagtaaacatccatgccgcacatgattgtgttggaaacacatattttttttaaattgctggtacgctcacatgagcatgtatcttgcaataatttcgacatggcaacctcactgggtttataaaccaccttcaaataccgaaaaatattgatattttgcaaaaatgtgatcgaacgagcaattttaaaaaatgtgtgcggCATGGGTGTGAACCAAAAAtgggagtttttattttagagagcatGGTGCgatcgggcccatatagccgaggcggtaaacgcacgggtattcagcatgaccatgctgtgggtgacgggttcgattcccggtcggtccaggatcttttcgtaaaggaaatttccttgacttccttgggcatagaatatcttcgtgcctgccacacgatatacacatgcaaaatggtcattggcagaggaagctctcagttaataactgtggaagtgctcatagaacactaagctgagaaacaggctttgtcccagtgaggacgttacgccaagaagaggagaggaggtgcGATCGGTCGGATCGGTTGGCACTGCGATCGAGCGTTCTTTTTGCAAACGATTGAGTGTTTTAGTGCCGGTGCAAGAAAGAAGTTTGATTGACCGCCATAGTCGATTGGCATTCTGGTAGCGAACGATTGCGTGGTGACGCACACCATTGCCGAGAAAACATCCGGACGTAGAAGGCATCAAATGGTGAGCGAGACCCTCTCGAGTGCTAAGCAAAACCTCTAAACCAGATCCCAAATCACTGCAGTTTGTCATCGACACGTGGCCAGACGGTGCCAAAGAGAGGTTTACGGCATCTCCCTGTAAACAGCAGCGGGCGCAGATTCGGATTATTCGTACGGTGAGTCACACTACAGAAAATCGGCTGGAAGCTAAACTTTGTGCGTTAATAAGATTAGCCGCTCTCGAAGCCGACGGGCCCCACCGATCACGTGAGGAACTTTTGGCATCAGGACGGGGACAAAACGATCAACAATAAGCACACCGTAAAAACCATTGTCTTTGGTGACGTTCGTGACATCAGCGGAGAATTGGGCGGTAGGTACGATTGGCAGTGCGAACAAAATGGCCGACTAACTGGATCCCAATTACAGGCCACCGATCACGGCACCGCAGGAGCTGCATAAGAACCTCGTGGCGACTGAGGTTGGCTTTAGTTGCATTACGGCAAACACAACCAACGTTGGGTAAGTTTAGCGGAGAATGGAGTGTGAGCATCCACTAACCCGTGGAACGACAGGGTTTTTTCGTTGCAGTCTCAAATCACTTGGCACACTGAAGGAAACTGAGCCACAACCAACGCCCAGGGGTTCTCAACACGCTCGCGGTGGATCAGCCCAAGCAACACTGGAGTTTTGCGTTTGGGGCAATCGAAGGAAACCGATCTGCGGCCACGCAGTCGCGGAACCCCCGGCTGGGATTGACTTTCGGTGGACGACCCAGGTGGCACAGAAGCTGCGTGCGCCAGAGGGCGCATAGCGCTGACACCCAGCAAGAATGCGTCGTTTTGCGGGGTTGGAAGCGGCAAGAGCATGATGGCCGGTGCCGTGAGTACCGTATATTAGTTTAAGTCAGTATGTGtagataaggtaccccggggcaagtgtgAGCTCTACCAAGTCGGGACACTTGCAACACGGACCGAAACGGAGGTTTAACCGGCGGACAATCGATTGGACGGAGGCGCAACAGCGCAACGCTCTCCACGATTGCTTCGGGAAGTGGGAGCCAAACCAACACTAAGCGAGAGCCTTCTGAAGAAAGTTTGGCAGAAACTCTGATCGAAAATAAATCTAACCTTTTTTCGGCATCTTAGATCGGCATTCACGAGGCCAAGCTGCTTTTCGAAACGATACCCAGTTTCCCACGAGGCCTGTCGTCAAGTGATCCACAACAGCAGATCCTGCGAGGCGAGTTTCCGTGGTCGCTCATCCTGAATCGTCGCGTGTTGGCCGCTGGCTAGCAGAGAAGAACTCGTCTGATCGACGAGAGGTGGGAGGTCTTCTGGCAATCCTGCAGCGACGAACGAAGCGAACGGATGTCATTCCGGAGATGTAGAATCCCAGCTGCTTCGCCGAGCAAGCAAGAAGATCGATTGGTGCACCCGTGAGTAACAAAGATGTTGTAGGGAGTGATGTTCTTTCACTAGGAGATTAGGGGCTAGCCAGAAGCTTCCAGAATAAGAAGGAGGGAATTAATAAAATGTTTGCACACTAAAATTATGCTTTGTGGCGTTATTTGTGGTTAGCCGGTCCGATTCTTGCCCTTTCCCACTCAGCAATATTGCTTCACAACAAGCTTTATAAATTCCAAACTCATTGAAATCCCAATCCAAACAAACTAAAAGACGAAATTTAGATAGCACCTCGTATTTAGTAAAATCTGCACTCAAAATCTCATCAAGAGTTTGTTATTTTGTCAAAAGAAATACAACCTGTAGTATTTTGCACAAGCTCAGTAATAAATGCAACTAACTATCTTGTAAAACTTATCAATATTATAAATTACACCTTTAAAATTCACAATTTAAATCTCCTTcgaatgggattagatgaacatccaaCAAAAAAGAAGCAAACCCATATGCGACTGTTGAATCGAGCTCAGTTAAATGCCTACTGGCGCGGatatagtcgagtgactccgtagcttgaaggaatagaagcgcccgtctagcgaattgggttctttaggggtacccggattatttcataatcggattctccgccccaaaattagtctaaatccgaaatttcataatttttggagtccaggaactatttttaaaatgcatttaaagtttgtatgggaaaatttttttgttcgggtcgaactgtca contains the following coding sequences:
- the LOC134288798 gene encoding uncharacterized protein LOC134288798 → MVVHPKSLQFVIDTWPDGAKERFTASPCKQQRAQIRIIRTPLSKPTGPTDHVRNFWHQDGDKTINNKHTVKTIVFGDVRDISGELGGHRSRHRRSCIRTSWRLSLKSLGTLKETEPQPTPRGSQHARGGSAQATLEFCVWGNRRKPICGHAVAEPPAGIDFRWTTQVAQKLRAPEGA